A genomic segment from Aspergillus puulaauensis MK2 DNA, chromosome 1, nearly complete sequence encodes:
- a CDS encoding gamma-tubulin-complex subunit SPC97 (COG:Z;~EggNog:ENOG410PJ4F;~InterPro:IPR007259,IPR041470,IPR042241,IPR040457;~PFAM:PF04130,PF17681;~go_component: GO:0000922 - spindle pole [Evidence IEA];~go_component: GO:0005815 - microtubule organizing center [Evidence IEA];~go_function: GO:0043015 - gamma-tubulin binding [Evidence IEA];~go_process: GO:0000226 - microtubule cytoskeleton organization [Evidence IEA];~go_process: GO:0007020 - microtubule nucleation [Evidence IEA]), protein MNPPRPRVSSSRVGDGEKPGLRGGTASPLQAENMDHRGSTSSQKSKVPRDHVTSEKRTERHVVQTKEKLQTRTRHPVRESPSAGNRGDGDKSRSRRPNTATNHSPDVRKKEKETPDAPWNPHASLMPYSTAPLATRVSAPPLASALPQSLHPTPLRELPTDAQEKAILEDLLFVFMGFEGQYIQYHSQYDPTTEKIRLTGPDFQLPSGLDPTLRDLTRSMLKMATHYSALEAFVEVQSRAEYGAVSHALCAVIRKLLKDYLILVAQLESQLLNNPTFTLHLLHLHTMPTSQCLAQLYSLGQELLRRNGLLDQDLDESIDDFDDVDNILEQLREGGDLIPGAMSSKKICKGGNVLRLLTERLATFSGDPTTKTLLETLLREASRPYMTMLNEWLHHGGIKDPHAEFLVKEQKWIKREKLEEDYTDEYWEKRYTIRDNEVPPQLDSVRDKVLLAGKYLNVVRECGGVDVSKAVKDVPKTFDDPRFLENVNAAYTYANASLLNLLLTKNSLTTRFRSLKHYFFLDRSDFFSYFLELGTSELRKPAKNVNESKLQSLLDLVLRQPGSIAAQDPFKEDVKVRMNKIGLTKWLMQVVSVSGIDQDNPEAALEKYQAPQAGGDDDKDIVGFDALELDYSVPFPLSLVISRKTVLRYQLIFRHLLSLRHLETMLSSAWLDQSKTMGWRHRSSDRRLEMWKRRAWILRSKMLVFVQQLLYFCTAEVVEPNWQNLMNRMNGTDADGSEVTVNGTKQVNRTVDELMQDHVDFLDTCLKECMLTQAKLLKIHSKLLTCCTMFASWTSSPLGRALTSADPELSSNPATSDGRGYDPSRIGKLEDTLKRYEDHFNRHLRILMDSLNYFAATESVVLLKLAHALSSISKED, encoded by the exons ATGAACCCACCACGACCCCGCGTTTCGTCCAGTCgcgtcggcgatggtgaaAAGCCCGGTTTACGCGGCGGCACAGCTTCCCCATTACAAGCAGAAAATATGGATCATCGTGGAAGCACGTCGTCTCAGAAGAGCAAAGTTCCACGGGATCATGTCACATCTGAAAAGCGAACCGAACGCCATGTAGTTCAGACGAAAGAGAAGCTTCAAACCCGAACAAGGCACCCAGTGAGGGAGTCACCCAGCGCAGGAaatcgaggagatggagacaagTCGCGCTCGAGGCGGCCGAATACGGCGACCAACCATAGCCCTGATGTtcggaagaaggagaaggagacccCGGATG CACCATGGAACCCGCACGCCTCGTTGATGCCCTACTCTACTGCTCCGTTAGCAACTCGTGTATCTGCCCCTCCGCTTGCCTCTGCGCTGCCTCAGTCCCTTCATCCGACGCCGCTACGCGAGCTGCCTACCGATGCGCAAGAAAAAGCGATACTGGAAGATCTTCTATTTGTGTTCATGGGATTCGAGGGCCAATATATTCAATATCACTCTCAGTATGACCCAACCACGGAAAAGATCCGTTTAACAGGGCCGGATTTCCAGCTACCGTCTGGATTAGATCCAACGCTGAGAGACCTCACGCGGTCCATGCTAAAAATGGCGACGCATTACAGTGCTCTTGAAGCTTTTGTGGAAGTCCAAAGTCGCGCGGAATATGGGGCAGTGAGCCACGCGCTATGTGCCGTAATTCGGAAACTACTGAAGGACTATTTGATCCTCGTTGCTCAGCTAGAGTCTCAGCTACTCAACAACCCAACATTCACTCTTCACCTACTCCATCTCCATACAATGCCTACCAGCCAATGTCTAGCTCAGCTATACTCTTTAGGTCAAGAGCTGCTCAGACGAAACGGTCTCTTGGATCAGGATCTCGATGAGTCGATCGATGACTTTGATGACGTTGATAATATTCTTGAGCAACTCAGAGAAGGGGGTGATCTTATTCCTGGGGCAATGTCTAGCAAGAAGATATGTAAAGGAGGCAATGTTTTGCGGCTGCTGACCGAGCGGCTGGCAACATTTTCAGGCGATCCAACCACGAAGACACTCCTGGAAACGCTCCTACGTGAAGCTAGCAGGCCATACATGACAATGCTCAATGAGTGGCTTCATCATGGAGGAATCAAAGACCCTCACGCGGAGTTTCTCGTCAAGGAGCAGAAGTGGATTAAGcgagagaagctggaagaagacTACACGGACGAGTACTGGGAGAAGCGCTATACTATCCGCGATAATGAAGTGCCCCCGCAGCTCGATAGCGTCCGAGACAAGGTTCTTCTAGCAGGCAAATATTTGAACGTGGTACGGGAGTGTGGAGGTGTGGACGTTAGCAAGGCGGTTAAGGATGTCCCAAAAACATTTGATGACCCTCGCTTCCTAGAGAACGTGAACGCCGCGTATACCTATGCCAATGCTTCCTTATTGAACCTCCTCTTGACCAAGAACTCTCTCACCACTCGCTTCCGCTCCCTTAAACACTACTTTTTCCTCGACCGCTCCGATTTCTTCTCTTATTTCCTCGAGCTTGGGACATCCGAGCTCCGCAAGCCTGCTAAAAACGTTAACGAAAGCAAGCTGCAGTCGCTCCTTGATCTAGTGCTGCGCCAACCAGGCAGTATCGCCGCACAAGATCCATTCAAGGAAGATGTAAAGGTCCGGATGAATAAAATTGGGCTTACCAAATGGCTTATGCAAGTTGTCAGCGTCTCTGGGATTGACCAAGATAACCCAGAGGCGGCATTGGAGAAGTACCAAGCGCCGCAAGCAGGCGGCGATGACGACAAGGACATTGTTGGCTTTGATGCTCTCGAGCTTGATTACTCCGTTCCATTCCCACTATCCCTGGTTATCAGTCGCAAAACAGTACTCCGATATCAACTCATATTCCGCCACTTGCTATCACTTCGCCATCTCGAGACCATGTTATCATCTGCCTGGCTGGACCAGAGCAAAACTATGGGCTGGCGCCATAGGTCATCCGACCGACGGCTAGAGATGTGGAAGAGGCGCGCCTGGATTCTCCGGTCGAAGATGCTTGTCTTTGTCCAGCAGCTACTCTACTTTTGCACCGCAGAAGTAGTTGAACCCAACTGGCAAAATCTTATGAATCGCATGAACGGTACTGACGCAGACGGGTCGGAAGTAACCGTAAACGGCACTAAACAAGTCAACCGAACTGTTGATGAACTTATGCAAGACCATGTGGATTTTCTAGACACCTGTCTTAAAGAATGCATGTTGACGCAAGCTAAGCTGCTCAAG ATCCATTCAAAGCTCCTAACCTGCTGCACGATGTTCGCGTCGTGGACCTCGTCACCACTGGGACGCGCTCTGACTTCAGCCGACCCAGAGCTAAGCTCAAACCCTGCTACCTCTGACGGCCGAGGCTATGATCCGAGTCGAATAGGGAAACTCGAGGACACACTGAAGCGATATGAGGACCATTTCAACCGCCATCTCCGGATTCTCATGGACAG CTTGAACTACTTCGCCGCAACGGAGAGCGTCGTCCTGCTGAAACTAGCGCATGCCCTGAGCTCTATCAGTAAGGAGGACTGA
- the KRR1 gene encoding KRR1 small subunit processome component (BUSCO:EOG09263CG4;~COG:J;~EggNog:ENOG410PFJP;~InterPro:IPR004087,IPR036612,IPR041174,IPR024166;~PFAM:PF17903;~go_function: GO:0003676 - nucleic acid binding [Evidence IEA];~go_function: GO:0003723 - RNA binding [Evidence IEA]): MPSTNNKEKPWDTDDIDKWKIETFKAEDNAAGSFAEESSFATLFPKYREVYLKEAWPVVTRALEKNGIACTLDLVEGSMTVKTTRKTFDPAAILKARDLIKLLSRSVPVQQALKILEDGVACDVMKIRNQVRNKERFVKRRQRILGPQGSTLKALELLTDTYILVQGNTVAAMGPFKGLKEVRRIVDDCMANIHPIYHIKELMIKRELAKDPTLAGESWDRFLPNFKKRTLSKRRMPFKVTDKTKKVYTPFPPAPEKSKVDMQIESGEYFLSKEAKDRAQKEEVMEKQRIKREEKMKEREKAFVAPEELEEAERAKKEKKEKKKKRKRDAEAEPEVDGSEKKEKKKKKKSKSKKDESDEE; this comes from the exons ATGCCTTCCACAAacaacaaggagaagccgTGGGACACGGACGATATTGACAAATGGAAG ATCGAAACCTTTAAAGCCGAAGACAACGCCGCTGGTAGCTTCGCTGAGGAATCCTCGTTCGCTACGTTATTCCCCAAATATCGCGAAGTTTACTTGAAGGAAGCATGGCCTGTTGTAACAAGAgcgttggagaagaatgGAATTGCCTGTACTCTCGATTTGGTGGAGGGTAGCATGACCGTGAAGACGACCCGAAAGACCTTCGATCCAGCAGCGATTCTTAAGGCCCGGGATTTAATCAAACTTTTATCGCGAAGTGTCCCCGTTCAACAG GCTCTGAAAATCCTCGAAGACGGTGTCGCATGCGACGTCATGAAAATTAGAAACCAAGTCCGCAACAAAGAACGCTTCGTCAAGCGCCGCCAACGTATCCTCGGGCCCCAGGGCTCAACGCTCAAGGCCCTCGAACTGTTAACAGACACCTACATCCTCGTTCAAGGAAACACCGTGGCTGCGATGGGCCCCTTCAAAGGTCTAAAAGAGGTGCGAAGAATCGTTGACGACTGCATGGCGAACATTCATCCAATCTACCACATCAAAGAACTCATGATCAAACGAGAACTCGCCAAGGACCCCACCCTAGCTGGCGAATCGTGGGATCGATTCCTCCCCAACTTCAAGAAGCGCACACTTTCCAAGCGTCGCATGCCATTCAAGGTCACCGACAAGACGAAGAAGGTATACACGCCTTTCCCCCCGGCACCAGAAAAGAGCAAGGTGGATATGCAGATCGAGTCTGGAGAGTACTTCTTGTCCAAGGAGGCCAAGGACCGCGCACAGAAGGAAGAAGTCATGGAGAAGCAACGGATAAAGCgcgaggagaagatgaaggagcgggAGAAGGCTTTCGTGGCGCCCGAAGAGTTGGAAGAGGCCGAGCGagcgaagaaggaaaagaaagagaagaagaagaagcggaagagagACGCGGAAGCAGAGCCAGAAGTCGATGGGtccgaaaagaaggaaaagaagaagaagaagaagagcaagtcgaagaaggacgagtCGGACGAAGAATGA
- a CDS encoding MFS transporter (COG:G;~EggNog:ENOG410PFUJ;~InterPro:IPR024671,IPR036259;~PFAM:PF11700;~TransMembrane:11 (o103-123i135-153o159-187i225-247o259-282i318-341o353-372i384-405o417-437i449-474o486-504i)) encodes MDVPVSRDGDGKLQDPVIQSIPDTEIGAHVNVNLEQPTAPDQFEESSRTTRSEIWAYYAYYIGNNGLSLFNFAPTAFQNLLSQAAGDEGLLLFAGKQRSIESIVLLCNGISFAIQVVVFLIIGSFADFGTWRPNILIGLSIIAYGIGFGWLGVHDPEKWHIAIGLYMVGLIAYQTTLTFWTAAFPGLARNTPEMKAKADEYQSGSISREEYDFADTMKRSQLANIAFYVQSVAEVFILAIIVGIMFGLRVDDSEQNNNWGLSVLIAFATGVWLLVSLPWFFLEKRRAGQDTMGRSIVVAGFQQLYMAVQQIWKLKQSLLYLVGYFLLGDSLNTTVTVIATLQNSIVAYNTLQLTYLLIVGIAAQAIGIYAFWTIQKRFSLSPKAMFNAVAVAIILLDGWGMVGIWTQRFGFHNSWEVWLYQAFYGLFVCPWYSYSQIMISEVTPRGHEFLFFSLFSIIGKTSSFIGPLVSSAIIDASPSHNSNMPFYFLFGLSVFSFAGLGGWLDLAKSRVEQEAFLREKLRRQREAETESEVDA; translated from the exons ATGGATGTCCCGGTGTCTcgcgatggagatgggaagCTCCAGGACCCTGTCATCCAGTCTATACCCGACACCGAGATTGGAGCACATGTCAATGTCAATCTCGAGCAGCCCACGGCCCCTGACCAGTTCGAGGAGAGCTCCCGCACCACCCGCTCAGAAATCTGGGCTTACTATGC TTATTACATTGGGAACAACGGGCTGTCGCTCTTTA ATTTTGCACCCACTGCTTTCCAAAACCTACTGTCTCAGGCTGCAGGCGATGAGGGACTTTTGCTGTTTGCTGGCAAGCAGCGATCCATTGAAAGCATTGTACTCCTCTGCAATGGGATCTCCTTCGCTATCCaggtcgtcgtcttcctcattATCGGAAGTTTCGCCGACTTTGGGACCTGGCGGCCGAATATCCTGATCGGCTTGTCAATTATTGCGTACGGCATCGGctttggctggctgggcgtCCATGACCCGGAGAAATGGCACATCGCGATTGGGTTATACATGGTCGGGCTGATCGCCTACCAGACAACCCTAACATTCTGGACAGCTGCGTTCCCAGGCCTAGCGCGCAATACTCCAGAGATGAAGGCCAAAGCAGATGAATACCAATCCGGGAGTATCTCGCGAGAGGAGTACGACTTTGCCGACACGATGAAGCGCAGCCAGTTGGCCAACATTGCGTTCTACGTGCAGTCTGTTGCAGAGGTCTTTATCCTCGCTATCATTGTTGGAATTATGTTCGGGCTTCGTGTCGATGACAGCGAGCAGAACAATAACTGGGGGCTGAGCGTGCTTATTGCGTTTGCTACCGGTGTTTGGCTTCTTGTTTCGCTCCCTTGGTTCTTCCTTGAGAAACGGCGGGCTGGACAGGATACGATGGGTCGGAGTATTGTGGTTGCTGGGTTTCAGCAGCTCTATATGGCCGTGCAGCAGATTTGGAAGCTGAAGCAAAGTTTGTTGTACTTGGTTG GGTACTTCCTTCTCGGCGACTCTCTCAACACAACTGTCACTGTGATTGCAACCCTGCAAAACAGTATAGTAGCCTACAACACACTCCAGCTAACATACCTGTTAATAGTGGGTATCGCAGCGCAG GCAATCGGCATCTACGCCTTCTGGACAATTCAAAAGCGTTTCTCCCTGAGCCCCAAAGCAATGTTCAACGCCGTCGCTGTCGCCATAATCCTGCTCGACGGCTGGGGCATGGTCGGCATCTGGACGCAGCGCTTCGGCTTCCACAACAGCTGGGAAGTATGGCTCTACCAAGCCTTCTACGGTCTCTTCGTCTGCCCCTGGTACAGCTACAGCCAGATCATGATCTCGGAAGTGACGCCGCGCGGACACGagttcctgttcttctcgctgTTCAGCATTATCGGCAAAACAAGTAGTTTCATTGGCCCGCTGGTCTCGAGTGCTATTATCGATGCGTCGCCAAGTCATAATTCCAACATGCCATTCTATTTTTTGTTTGGGCTGAGTGTGTTTAGCTTTGCGGGGCTTGGGGGGTGGTTGGATTTGGCGAAGAGTAGGGTTGAGCAGGAGGCGTTTTTGAGGGAGAAGCTGAGAAGGCAGAGGGAGGCGGAGACTGAGTCAGAGGTGGATGCGTAG